aaaattgactgaaacaattatttCTTCATCAAAAAAGATTAATAATCAATTAACTGaatcgtttcagctctaatCACATGTATCTTAACAATCTGTATTCATCTCTTCATCTACAGATTGATAGGGTTAGTTTCCTGTTTTCCGAAGAAGAGAATCTATTTATGGAGGAAACTCCAGCATATGATGTAAACAGAACACTCCTTAGACCCAGTGTTCTTCATTTTAACTGatggagaaaggaaaagagtTTGCCAGCCTGACCTCCAACACCACAGCCTGACGTCTCTGTAGATCCTCTACATATTGTTTGTTAGGAGCTGTTGACCGCTGCAGGCTGGCATTTCTCAACAGGGAGCTTTGTTTAAACCACGTTTGAAGCAGATATAATGTAGGAAGAAGTTTTGCACCACTAATGTCTGGTTCTCTTTACTGTCACAATTTTCCTTTCTTGTTTGCTGATTCTTGGGAAAAACACTAAAGTTCTGGAAGGATGTAAGTCTGCAGAGGTTGTGCTAGCAGTTTGTTGTTGTGCATTCAAggttatatttgatattttattggatttttgtgtcatatttttatgttaaaagGTGCTGAGTGTGATTTGAAGTGGACTTTATATTGCATGCATTGATCTCttggtttgttgtttgctgtttttgttcctgtgtgttgctgcagtggTAGAGCATTTTTCCATAGAGCGTTTTTGCAAACAGCATGAGTTCTTatatcatttgttttctcacagtCCATTAGTTATCTGCCCTGCGCTGGCAGGAATACATTAGGCATCGGATCATTACAATAAAGTGAAATGTACCTGAGCGTctgcatgcttttttttttgcacatgttACGAGAGCTTTTTGTGTCTGTCAGCAATCAGCCGTCTGATTTGATTTAGTGTGTTGAGTCTGCATGTAATTGGTAATGGCTGCTTGTGTGGTCAATACAGCAAccgaaaaaaaaaagcttagtTATGCAGTAAAGGTCATGATTGAATATCGCCCTCTCTCTGATCGCTTTTAGTGCCACAGCCGCCGACCATAACTCACCAATCCCCCAAGGATTACATCATCGACCCACGAGAGAATATTATAATCCACTGCGAGGCGAAGGGGAAGCCTCACCCCAGGTAGGAATATGTCAAGTGTGATTTTGCATTCATGGTGCTGTTACTAAGAAACATACTCCAGGTTTAGATTAAGCCACCACCTGTCCAATTTCAGATTAAAGCTTCAGTTTATGACAAATCTCCAGAAAATATAGTTTAAAAGTTTTTGTTATTCAGACTTTGTAAGTAAAGTTGGCATTTTACTCCTGCACATGCTGCTCTCACCAGATGCCAAGCTAATGCTTTTTGaatcttttgtctttattcCCTTTATACATCTCAGTGTAACGCCTAATTAATTTGCCTCAacactgcatgcacacacacacttgcacttCTACTACATCTCCTAGCCCTTAACCTTCACTTTACTTTACCCTAATATAACCTTAAGCCCAAAGCCAAGTCTTATGTAACCCTCAAATATCCTTTTGAGGAAGTGCAGACTGGCAATCAGCAAAGATTGTGCACAACCAAATTTGGAATGGGGAATCATATTTGATTGGAATTGGTTcacaacttttattttattacacatTGAAATATGTGACATCACCTTTCTGCAACCGAACCTGGCTCACTTCAAACCAAAGATACAGAAATATCTACTCATTGTAAGAagctgattgagaaaataagTTTTCATGGCCTTTAAATCTTATCAGTTCTTCCAGTTATTATGTTACACAGACGTTCCTGGAATGAGAATGATAGCTCCTGCACGCAGTGTGGTGGCTGCACGCTTCACATGATTATCAGAGGATATGAACTGTTCTGTTTTGACACTGGTCTGGTTTTTGTTCCTCAGTTTCTCCTGGACTAGAAACGGGACCCACTTTGACATCGATGAGGACCCCAACGTGACCATGAAGCCCCACTCCGGGACCCTGGTGGTGGACATCAGCAGAGCGAAGGCTGAACATTACGAGTGCGTGTACCAGTGTACGGCGAGGAACAAACATGGAACTGCTGTTTCCAGCAACATAGTCGTTCGACAGTCCAGTAAGTGCGGTGCAGTCTATCATTtctaacatttcattttcttctatTTTCTTAATGTCATCTTTCTCACatcattctttttttcctctttgaaCAATTAGTAGCATTTTCCATCTTAAGAGCTCTCCTGGAAGGTAAAGGTCGCATGAAGGAAGCAGCATGTTTTACTTTGCAGTAGATAGAGCGAACAGTCCTTTGTATTTCTCCTTCTGCGTATTGTTATTCAGTCAGCCATTATCCCACTCATCTTGCCTCGTCACCTCTCGTCACCCCCATATTTCATATCTAATTATGCAACTCCACATCCACTGATGTGTGTTTCCCTCTTCAGGGTCCCCCTTGTGGTCAAAGGAGAAAATCAAGCCAATCGTCGTTCAGGAGGGTGTGTCCTTGGTGCTGCCGTGTCGACCCCCTGTCGGCCTGCCTCCTCCTATCATATTCTGGATGGACAATTGTAAGATAATGTTTAAGCTGCGTACATAAACACATTATGACACACTGTTGTTTACAATATGTGTCCTGTCTCAAAATGATGCGTCTGCTCTAAAGAAGTCCTCGTCAGTGTTCCGTACAGTTAACTTCCTGAGCTTCGcttttgttttcaaacattAATATATCCCAACTGCAACCATCAGGTGTCCTGTTTGTGGCAGAGAACTAGGGGCTTATAGGAAATGTGGTCTTAATGTTGcgaaatacaaacacaatgcCTCCACAAATAGTTTGAGGCTACTAACAGTTTCAGCCTGTTgattttaaagggtcagttcacccaaatgaCAGGAAAGCATATTCTCTCTTACTCCTAATGAGATAATTTAGGTAATTTACATAATCTAACCACAAGGGACACTTAGTAGCTGTTGTCAAGTTTTTTATGATATCACACAATCTTTCTAAGTGCATGGAGTTTTCCACAccaaatgtcagtgttttatgaGCACTTTAAGGACTTTAAGGACCACAAGGTCTGTTAAGTAGCGGCTGTGACAATCTACAAGGCTTAACATCTGGGTTTATTTAAatgatattatcatatgtgtattaatAACTACAAATatcattatttcatgttttagtATGTAATTTAATCATATCTAATGCCGGTATATCACAACATCCCTATAAGAGGTTATTGGACTTTAATTGTTGGTTCTCAGAAAACATTGACAGCAACATCTGTTTCAAGAAACAGTGTCCCAGTGACTTTGGATCATCCACCAAACACTACTTCTTTAGTAATAATCTGTCATCTAAATGTTTGTAATCAGCATCAATCAACTCTTTAAAGAAAGCAGCTAATAATGTAGCAGCATTAATAACaggagcattttttttaaattgctgtaCGCCtcaaatatttacttttctgttcatttcagACTTCCAGAAGCTGCCTCAGAGCAGCAGGGTGTCCCAGTCCCTCAACGGAGACCTTTACTTCGCTAACGTCCTCCGAGAGGATTCAAGGAACGACTACATCTGCTACGCCCGCTTCCCATACACACAAACCATCCAGCAGAAACAACCAATCACTGTTAAGGTCCTAAACAGTaagtctgactgtgtgtctgtgagaagaTAAAGGATACACACTGAAGGTGTAATGAGCGAGCAAGCAAGCATAACTGAGATGACTAGAGTTTGAGGCAGCTCATTTACAGTCGTGTGTGTGCTGGCATGATTGCGTAGGAGGGAAACAGCATTTCCTATCTGTGATTTCATCCTCAGAGACGCCAGCGGTCGTCATCCCACTGAAAAGACATATTGTCAGAGCTCTCATGGCTCCCCGCTTACTATCTGCCAGGCAGGCGTTCATTATATTACTTCTGTGAGACGTTCTGTATACGCACACTCCACCTACAACAAAGACTGCTCTCATTCAGTCGAGCATTGCAGCTGACGTGAAGACAGCCTGTTCCCGAAAGGAAAGATTACAGTCATTTGagtttttagtcatttaaagtcatttttttttattctgaacgCCCTCATGTTAAGTTAACACatgtgttattgtttgtttattttttcctccatgTCTGATGATATCAACTTGTGGCGtgtttgatttttctgttgtgttacaGTGGATGCAATCAATGACACAATGGCAGCTTTTTACAATGACACTGATTTGTTTAGTGGTGAGTTGTGGCACCCCCTAGTGTTTACCCCCCTCCGACCTAGAGCTCCAAACTCGAGCACCTTACCCACTAACACTAACCCTTCAACCCGTCAACCCAACGCTCTTTACAGTCTCACTGATTTATTTAGGGGTGACATCTGGCACCCTCTAGTGTTTACCCCCCGACATAGCGCATTAAACTATCTAGCTGTCACCCACTAACACTAACCCCTGAATCCAAGAATCCAAGTTagttctctgtccctctgtcacTCCTGCTCTATCCAATTGAACCCCTTCTGATAACTACTCACTTCCTGTAATGATCTGCTTAAACTGGCACTGCATGACGATTCCAACATCAACTGAACTGATTGAGTCTCTTAACATTTATACAGTCTTGAGCTTtggaaacaacattttgatttaagataaaaaatgtaaacagattAACTATAAATTAATTTGATACTAAAACAAATCTTTAAAGTATACATATGTTTAAATTCTCCTTTCTGTTTGCCTTTCCTTCTGCCTAAAATCCAGCTGCAATCTTCATTTTCATAATCACTCGTCCCCTGCTGCCCTGCCTAATTTTAGAGCGCACCTACTTAATCATTTTCTTCTCACTTCATTTCTCATTGCTCAGAAGATCTTTAaatttgtctctttgtctgaaCAATACCACACATTGGCTAACGCGACACATTCAAGCACATGCCAGGGTGTTAAGTTATCATCATCGGCATCATCATAAACATGTAGTCTCATTGTTTTATTATCAGTTTGGTTTGTAGCAGAATGCAAGTCTTCATGTCTCTTATTCTCGATTCTACATTAGGTTCATTTTAGTCTTTATTATAAGGCCAGAGGGCAATTAATTGACAATAAACACCCGCAGAAAGCAGTGCAATAAAACACGACATGGCTATAAAATTTACAACCAACCATAAAATATGAGAGATAAAGTGGCCGAGTGCCTGAGGAGAGGTTTCATGATACCAAAGCAAAGAAAGGATCATGAATGTAAAGGGCCTTTGTCTTGTTGTGGACCCAGTTGGTAACAGTTTTCTTTGTGTGGCTGCAGAAGAGCCAGCAGATGAGAGGAAGCCAACCTTCCTCGTCCCATCTGGCCCCTCCAGTTCCAAGACAGTGTTGAGAGGACAGGTGCTGGAGATGGAGTGTATCGCCGAAGGACTGTAAGTGAAAGAATCTGCCATTACTGCAGTTCTTAAAGCCTCAAGTGCCCACCTGCTCGAGTGCCATCATCACTCTTTGTCTCtaccctccctccttctctttgaATCCAGGCCCACCCCTGAAATCTCCTGGTCCAAAGTGAGCGGCGTCCTACCAGCCAAGCGCACATCTTTCCTCCACTACCAGAGAACCCTTCGCATTGTGAACGTGTCTGAGTCAGACGCTGGAGATTACCGCTGCACCGGCCGGAATCCACTCGGCTCGGTGCACCACACCATCCATGTTACGGTCAAAGGTGCGTCTGTGATGAACTGCACAGCATCCCATCAGGCCGTTCGCTCACCATGTGGCGACAGAGTCACTCCTTCTGCCTGTCTCTTCATTCTCCCTCCATCTCATAATTGATTTATGCACAGATGCCAACAGGGCAGTGTGTTCGGTGATTAATTCTCCAGCCTTCTGCTGTGCTCTCTTCTATTTTCAGCTGCTCCATATTGGATCAGTGGCACTCCCAGGAACCTTGTTCTAGCACCGGGAGAGAATGGAGTGCTGACCTGCAGGGCCAGCGGCACGCCCAAGCCCTCCATCACCTGGGCCATGAATGGCATCCCCATTGAGAGTGAGTGCAGCCCGCTCCTTTGACTCAAACTCTCTTAGAGAAGACATTTTCATTCTGGAGATTGGGCAttgtttgaattttttatttgaGACTACTGCACAGCATTTCTACCCTATATTTGATATTATGATACCTGAGTTTGACACAGATGCCAAAACAATACTTTTTCCATACCTTACATTGAGAAatataaagatgttttttcttgaagacccacaaaataaacaaaacttcTCAGTTACATCAGTGTTTCATGTtgtcttaaaggaatagtccaacattttcagaaaatacGGCAGAAAAATATTAGGTAACCAGCAGAGAGACTCCAGGAAGCAGACATGTGAAGTCAATTAGTCCAAGTCTCAAGTAAGTCCCAAGTTATTTTTCTTGGGCAAATCAAGTTGAGTCCTTAGTCAAGAAGTTTATAAAgctttcttaatttcttctcaataataaaaaatattccctccccatcacttttaaaaagtgaaatactgacagcgAGACTAAAAATTGAACTGACATACTAACATAATGTGAAGACAAGTCCACATCTTTGCCAGGAAGTAACTATACCGAGTCAAGACCCCCATAAAACCACAAACTTGTTGATTTTACACTTTACTTTTTGTACAAGTTCAGAAAGCAAAATACAACGGGTTAATAAATGAGCTTCACAGATGCTGGAaggctgatttttttatgttttaacagagccaggctagctttcACTCCCTGATTTCACtctttatgttaagctaagctaaccagctactggctatagcttcatatttagcatacaaACATGAGAGAGAAATCAAATCGTTCTCCCTTAACGAGGCAAAAAATTGAATGGGCacttttcccaaaatgttgaactattcgCAGCCATAAAATAACTCAGTAGTTTTCAATAATTGATGCTACAGAGACATTTTGGTTGCCGCTCAAAAAGTATTAAGGTTTGATATCCAGCCTTACACATGGGATGCATAAATGAAAGCCCAAGTTATCTGTTTGGCAACCAAGAGCCCAAAAAGCTCCTTTCAGCATGTTTGAAGCCTCTTGACAAGATTCATCCAGAATTCAAAGAGCCAGAGTTACAACTGTAACCCTGGTATCCATGAACAGATTCCCCTAAGGATCCCAGCAGAAAGGTGGAGGACGACACCATCATCTTCACTGAAGTGCAGACTGGATCCAGTGCCGTCTACCAGTGTAATGTCTCCAATGACTACGGTTATCTCCTCTCCAACGCCTTCGTCAATGTGCTCTGTGAGTTCATTACACAAGATCCATTTGCATTAGAATGCTGTTTTCCATGCACATTGATTTCTGGAGAGTAATAACATGGAAATAATTACTGCTGCGTCACTACAGCCGAGATGCCCAGAGTGCTGACACCAGCCAACAAAGTCTACCAGGTCATCAAAAATCACCGGGCTCTGATGGACTGCGCTTCCTTTGGGTCACCCATCCCTAAAATTGAATGGTGAGTTAATGAACTTCCAACAGAggaatgtgttttatgtgtgtcttTAAAAGCTCAAAgcgtctgcctctctgtctcaggTTCAAAGGCAGTCGGTCCAGCACCTTGGCTGGAGACCCGTACATTTTTCATGACAATGGGACTTTAGAGATTCAGATAGCTCAAGCCAACAACAGTGGAAAATACACCTGTGTGGCCAGGAACATCCTCGGTATCTCTGAGAATCACATCTACCTGGAGGTCAAAGGTGAGAGAGTTTCTGTAACGAAGATCCTTGTCATGTAAAACAGGGAGTGAATAAAACTAGCTAATAACTCACATAGTGCTGTTGATGCTGAAAGATTTTGGtagttaaagtaaaaatatcaaacatttctgTTTACATTGACTAAGTTAACCAAACCTGCCCAAAAAGGGTCATCTCACAGTGATCTTTTGTGTGAATACTATTTACAATAAATTGTTTTGATTCTTTAATTTTTGTCCCATTTAAACTGAATCGAACCTCTTGGTCCCTCTCCCATCAGAGCCCACCCGGATCCTGAAGCAGCCGGAGTACAAAGTGGTCCAGAGGGGCAGGTCTGTGGTGTTTGAGTGCAAGGTGAAACACGACCCGTCACTCATCCCCACCATGACCTGGCTCAAAGACGACGGAGAGCTGCCTGATGATGAGAGGTCAGAGCTTTTGACTTCTTCCCTGTGTTCAGTGTCTTTTATGGTAGTTTTAATGGGATCTAGCCTGTATCTAATTAGCAGTCTTACCttaaaaggtgcattatgtaacttttttggCATCAATTTTGGTTCATAGATATTgatggatgtgtttttcttaacCCACCACAACTCAGAACGTAAGCCTGTTTTGCAATAAgatttacaaatacaaatgcaaaCATCTGGCAAAGTACAACTAAAACCTATGTCAGCTCTTGCAAACTGCTATTCTTTGTATCAAGAGTTTggtctttgttgttttgcttttttatagAAGTTTTCTCATTTAGTGCTGAACCATCTGTTACATGCTTTGTTTCCAGATTAATCGTGGACTCTGACAGCCTCACCATCACTGATGTGACAGAGAACGATGCAGGCGTGTACACCTGCATCATGAACACCACTCTGGACCACGACTCAGCCAGCGCTGAGCTCACTGTAGTCGGTAAGTTCAGCTTTGCAGGAGCTCAATTTCACTGACTcataaaacaaactcacaaatTATTAAAGGTCTTCCCAGAAAAGTGAATCCGTCCAGTAACATACAAAGCAGATTGCCTCTCAGCCCTTCAAGGTTAATTGCCGGAGAGTTTACTTAGAAGCGGATTTAGTCAGCtgtcatgaatatttgattgtTACCGTCTTAGCGAGCCAGATAatcttcttgttttcttctggCCGACTGACCACTAAACTCACGTTTTCACTCCTGCCCTCCTACCTGGCAGAGGCCACGCCGACACCAGCTGTTGTCTCCGGTAAACCTGCAGCACACATGAGCACCCAGATGTGCTCTGCTGACATGGCCTTGTGTTGTTTGTTGGATGTTTCTGTTTAGTGAAGCATGTTGTGGCctgaagatttatttttgaCCATCATAGAGCATTTtctattctttatttttcatttgttttgtctttaaggTGTTTTTTCattagattttcttttaaataaattgtatgtgttcatgtttttgctCAAACCCTTGAAGTCCGTATGCATTAAATCACTGATGCCAGCCTTAAACCACGCACACTTGAATGCAAAGATAATTTGTAAACAAACACGTCCTCGTTGCACCACTTGGGATCTTTTCAAATGCTCAATTTCCTCATCACTCATTTATTCCAAGCATGCGTTCCTCTTTATCGTTACAATTCCTAAACATTAGCCTCTCTGGTGAGCCTGAGACTCTATTTCATGCAGAGCGATTATGGATGATGCTCAGTTGAGCGCCACTTGTTTCATATGCATGATGCGGTCTGCATGTGCATCACAGAGCAAATAACATCCTCAAattgaaaatgtgaagaaatagagTAATTTAAAGGTGTGCTTGGttaaaccaacatttttttagcttttattgTGATTCTAGTGTCACGAAACAACATGATGTAACCGCAtatcctcttttgtttttgcttcatcTTCTCGTGGCATGAACCTTTCATAttatgtaactgtaactgtgtgCTGATGTTCCTGCCTGTGCTGTTTCTCCACCAGAGCAACCTGATCCCCCGACTGACCTCGAGCTGACAGATCAGAAAAAGAGGAGTGTTCAGCTCACTTGGACTCCTGGGGATGAACATAACAGCCCTATTCAGAGTAGgtcttaagtgtgtgtgtgtgtgcgttcagtGTCCCTTGATTTTGGTTTGAATTGGCAAAGAATCTCTCTCTCCTGACTCTCCAAACACGATGAAGGTACAAAACTAAATCTCTGGAGTGTCCTTTTGATTAATTATGTCGTTGGCATTTAGCAAACTCCCCTAAGCAGCATGTGGGGATATGTGAACAAAATCAGAATGATCTACAATAATTGAGTCTCCATAATTACAATCATCCAATCATATAGTCTGCAAGAGTccatgaaaaaagagaaaaatctccAAATTTGTCTTCTCAGAGGCGGAGTCCTTCCTGCAGTGGcccttaaaaaaatgtttcttcctATTTCACAAGTTGAAGAAAAAGATTCAGGACTTTTTTTATGCACACAAAATAATTACTTCTCTCAGATTCTGAGCACACATTTGTTAAAATCCCTGAGCAATTTTCCTTTGCAAAGATAATCCAAACACCTGATAGGTATGGCATATCAAGATACGGATTAAACAACATAATAATAGTAATCATCACACGGGTGTGTGTCACGATGCACATCTCCTTCACATcgagttgatcaggttgttgattgtggtcTGGATATTGGCAAGAAGTTGATCCAGAGTGTGCAAAACATGCTCAATGTGAGACATCTCTGAGTGGGATGGAAgtgggatgttttcagcttccgGGAGTTGTGTACAGATCCTCGCAGCATGGGGGCCGTGCATTTTCATGCTGCTAcaggaggtgatggtggtggataAATGGCACAACAATTGGCCTCAGGGTCTTGCCACatatctctgtgcattcaaaCTGCAATCAATAAAATACCcctgtgtttgctgtttgaaCAACAGCTCTGGACAGTAGACTTTTTTCATTCATACACAACTTGCAACATCAGGGGCATTGTTGTTTGGATAAAACTGctcattttagagtggccttttattgtgaagagtccaaaacacacccatgcactaATCATGCTGTTCAAGCAGCACCTGTCAGATAGATGGATTATCTTGGTGAAGGAGAAGTGCTTACTAATATgaatttcaacacatttctgCTCAAAATCTgtgggaaaaaatgttttgtaaatggAAAAGTCTTTAATCGTTTACTTCAACttaaataataaagtaaagaCATGTGAAAACAAGACACTTTGATAAGAAGTAGGGGTTCAGACACTTAGCAGATAGTATTTAAAACATAAGTACACCaattccctctctgtctgcctttctTGTCTCTTTCCAGCTATCACTATTAAAAGTAAAGTTGAAATGGCAAAAAGAAAATAGCATAAAAAAGTTTATAGTTTCTTCCATAACAGATGGCAATTGCTGGGGTCAACCTAGAAGCTGGTAATAAGTTTTAACAGCGTAGAAAATACCATAACATCCACAGAAAGCTCTTAAACCACTGCTGCAGCATTATACTACTTCACTGTCTGTTAGTAAATGCAGCATGTTGCAAACACTTATCATTTCATGAATACTTGGATAAATCTCCTTGAAGCCTCAAAGCACCGCCAGAAGCAGCATATTCAGACAGCAGCCAAAGAAACTTTCAGGACATTCATTCCAGTTCCGTGAATATACTGTCAGACAGTTTATAAAGGGTTCAGTCTTGTTCAATACTCGTCTTTTTTCGCTGTTTTTACACAGAATTTCTGATCCAGTATGAAGACaaacttcaccaccatggccACTGGCACAATCTTACCGAGGTGCTTGGAACAAAGACGACAGCTCACCTCACGCTGTCGCCCTATGTCCACTACACCTTCAGAGTTCTGGCCCTCAACGCTGTCGGTTTCAGCCGGCCCAGTTTTGCCTCCAGAGTGTTCAAGACTGAAGCTGCAGGTACACACTCAGCAGCTTTCTGATAGTGGAGTTTTTGCTAGGAGTTTGATTCTGTAAATTAATTCTGTGCGTTCATGTTtcaataatacataaataatcaACAAATCGGCTGATATTTTCTGCATACAAATGATTCTGGTTATGACCGTTTTGTAAGTAAAAACACGATCTTTGTTGAATGCCTTGTTTCAGAAGCAAGTGAAAGGTTTTCCTTGGGATactgtttcattttttgttaattttctgtatgttttttttagctcCAGACGAGAACCCGACAGGCGTACATGGATTTGGAACAGAGCATGATAATCTTGTTATCTCATGGAAGGTAATTAACTTGTTTAAGGCTATCTTCTTCAAATCCTGAAGCATTCAGTGTTGGCCGAAGAGTACCATGAAACATTAAAGTTTCCCTGTATTATGAAGcataattttgttaatttggttttattagctttagtttttattctcacttttctcctcttttgttAACATCCACCAAACCATTTATATCATAATCTACAAGTCATGTGTGGAAGTATGAAGGTCTATTTAAAACTTTCTCCTCTGCAGCCCCTGACCAGCCTCCAGTCTAATGGTCCAGGGCTTCACTACAAGGTGATGTGGAGGCAGAAGACGGTGGACAGTGATTGGACCACAGTGACCGTGGCTAACACCTCCAAGTTTGTTGTGTCTGGAACGCCCACATTTGTTCCATATGAGCTAAAAGTTCAGGCTGTGAACGACCACGGGGCGGGACCCGAGCCTGCTATTGCCCACGGCTACTCAGGAGAAGACTGTGAGTTAGATGCACTCTGGAGACACTTATAAGATATACTATGTAAGATAATCTGGTGTGGTGCATTTGTAacatttactcatttatttagctgctgttgtgttgtgctCCTTGTCTATTGTACAGTGCCAGTAGCAGCTCCAGAAAATGTACAGGCGGTGGTGAGGAACAGCACTGTGGCTGATGTACACTGGGATCCTGTGCCCTCTAAATTAATACGGGGACATCTTAAAGGCTTTAAGGTAAAGAACAAAAGGCCACATACAGTGTAACACGCACACCACTCCCACCAACATTAATACACACTAAGCCCTTACTGTATACTTTGTCTTGTAGGTGTACTACTGGAAAGAACGcaacctgcacaaacacaatccCCATCACTCGGATCAGCAGGTCCTGACCTTCAGTGGGAACCACACCCACGGGATGCTGCCCGGTCTGCACCCCTTCAGCCTCTACTCATTCAATGTCAGAGTTTATAACGGCAAGGGAGAGGGCCCCGCCAGCCTCACCCAGCAGTTTGAGACACCTGAAGGAGGTAGGAGAAGGAatattttcttcctgtctttcttcctttctgttGTAttatatgaaaacacacatctgcatTGATATTCCTAACACTGATCCAAAATCTGAGTAGTAAAGACATGATTCACATCATCATTCCATTCCCAGTATGATTTTATAACTTCTGTACTGTAGCTTTACTTTGACAAACTCGTGTAAGGTTTCATGAttggtgtgttttctgcagTGCCTGGGCCTCCGACTTCCCTGATAGTCACCAACCCCAACCTGGACTCTCTAACCCTCGAATGGAATCCTCCTCATGTCCGTAACGGACGCATCACCGGCTACACCCTCAAATATCAGCCAGGTGAGTTTTCTTTCTTCTATAAGATAACAACTGAACTTTTACATCTTTGCGTAGTCAGTGTCATCTTCCTTCATGTAGTTTGTAGTTCCGTACGTCCTCCTTTTTCACGTCTTGTACGGTCATCCTCAGATACTCAGATCACAAAACAGTTTATAAAAATTAAGGATTAATGTAGTCTAAGAGCATTTCAAGCTAGATATTTTGCAACATAAATTAACAAATCAACTTTTGTCACCTTCTATTCCTGAACCCTACACCTCTGTGCTCCAAATGCTTTCACTTCCAACTTTTTCATCCATGACACTCCAACCCCATCTacgccccccccctcctcctcctcatactTCTATTCAACTTACTTCACTACTCCCATCCCCATCCCATTATTCTTGTCACCCATCCTCCACCC
This sequence is a window from Pagrus major chromosome 8, Pma_NU_1.0. Protein-coding genes within it:
- the LOC141000780 gene encoding neuronal cell adhesion molecule-like isoform X13, producing the protein MKPHSGTLVVDISRAKAEHYECVYQCTARNKHGTAVSSNIVVRQSRSPLWSKEKIKPIVVQEGVSLVLPCRPPVGLPPPIIFWMDNYFQKLPQSSRVSQSLNGDLYFANVLREDSRNDYICYARFPYTQTIQQKQPITVKVLNSKSDYERKPTFLVPSGPSSSKTVLRGQVLEMECIAEGLPTPEISWSKVSGVLPAKRTSFLHYQRTLRIVNVSESDAGDYRCTGRNPLGSVHHTIHVTVKAAPYWISGTPRNLVLAPGENGVLTCRASGTPKPSITWAMNGIPIENSPKDPSRKVEDDTIIFTEVQTGSSAVYQCNVSNDYGYLLSNAFVNVLSEMPRVLTPANKVYQVIKNHRALMDCASFGSPIPKIEWFKGSRSSTLAGDPYIFHDNGTLEIQIAQANNSGKYTCVARNILGISENHIYLEVKEPTRILKQPEYKVVQRGRSVVFECKVKHDPSLIPTMTWLKDDGELPDDERLIVDSDSLTITDVTENDAGVYTCIMNTTLDHDSASAELTVVEATPTPAVVSEQPDPPTDLELTDQKKRSVQLTWTPGDEHNSPIQKFLIQYEDKLHHHGHWHNLTEVLGTKTTAHLTLSPYVHYTFRVLALNAVGFSRPSFASRVFKTEAAAPDENPTGVHGFGTEHDNLVISWKPLTSLQSNGPGLHYKVMWRQKTVDSDWTTVTVANTSKFVVSGTPTFVPYELKVQAVNDHGAGPEPAIAHGYSGEDLPVAAPENVQAVVRNSTVADVHWDPVPSKLIRGHLKGFKVYYWKERNLHKHNPHHSDQQVLTFSGNHTHGMLPGLHPFSLYSFNVRVYNGKGEGPASLTQQFETPEGVPGPPTSLIVTNPNLDSLTLEWNPPHVRNGRITGYTLKYQPVNNSNELGPVEELALPPNGTSFTLPNLKYSTRYKFYLNAKTVMGAGPAVSQEAITIMDEGKSADDPFVNVNSSLREDGALISWEYWGPENNIYVEYKNQNTVASRQVDIATQGWFIGLMCAIALLILILLIICFIQRNKGGKYPVKEKEDAHTDPEFQPMKDDDCTFGEYSDNEDHKPLKGSRTPSNGTVKRDDSDDSLVDYGEGGDGQFNEDGSFIGQYSGKSASRDTAEGHESSEAPSPINAMNSLNSFV